In the Podospora pseudocomata strain CBS 415.72m chromosome 5, whole genome shotgun sequence genome, one interval contains:
- a CDS encoding hypothetical protein (EggNog:ENOG503PDIR): MKSTIVSILLSAGACLASPVAQADTPVSTPSPTTLQQGAYWIRGVTPPNYHKYLQTKPANVPGIAILESHTTAGQFNIEGGQLVNKVSNPPLYLWVEEPTDKANPPRTLATFFNTTKSTFGTFAWQGDTLTWSVPSIRRQNVGAWLVCKNQQLFINTGAYGYQTPAGCSDHTIHYYNDKTANN; this comes from the exons atgaAGTCAACCATTGTCTCCATCCTGCTCAGCGCGGGCGCCTGCCTAGCCTCACCTGTTGCTCAAGCAGACACACCAGTCtccacaccctctcccaccaccctccagcaAGGTGCCTATTGGATTCGTGGCGTGACGCCTCCAAACTATCACAAATACCTCCAGACGAAGCCCGCGAATGTTCCCGGCATCGCTATTCTCGAGTCACACACCACGGCAGGACAGTTCAACATCGAGGGTGGACAGCTAGTCAACAAGGTATCCAACCCACCGTTGTATCtctgggtggaggagccgaCCGACAAGGCCAACCCTCCTCGTACTCTggccaccttcttcaacacgACCAAGTCGACGTTTGGGACGTTTGCGTGGCAGGGAGACACCCTCACGTGGAGCGTGCCGAGCATCAGGAGGCAGAACGTCGGAGCCTGGCTTGTGTGCAAGAACCAGCAACTGTTCATCAACACGGGCGCTTATGGTTATCAAACGCCTGCAGGGTGCTCCGACCATACT ATCCATTACTACAACGACAAGACGGCAAACAACTAA
- a CDS encoding hypothetical protein (CAZy:GH76; COG:G; EggNog:ENOG503PB9G) gives MATTPALKSPSRWLTALLATTSCLLPGARATVYKLGTKGTDPTQHMSRESDELMLIVLLFAAEIKESAATLAYDLMLYYKGNQSGEIPGILPGPPTEHKGDYYWWEGGAMMGTYVDYWFLTGDESYNKVVTEGMIHQVGPNEDYMPPNHTASLGNDDQGFWGMSAMLAAENKFPNPPEDQPQWLALAQAVFHTQAAPERHDNTCNGGLRWQVPPMNAGYNYKNTIANGCFFDLGARLAAYTFNQSYADWADKTFQWLWDVGYIDHKDWRVYDGGHVEHNCTDINKAQFSYNAALLLHGSAFMYNYTNGSEIWKTRVDKLWEGMHRDFFEDDIAYEIPCEGRKGACTADMLSFKGYVHRWLSVVTKVAPHTRDKILPVLRTSTEAAVKQCTGGDTGRRCGFYWREGVYVDPAVDKTSGAGEQMNVLAAVSSLLIDDAPPPANNLTGLSKPNYDAGSKSRGPSEPLAPITNGDRAGAAILTILILGSAVGSWAWMSFGD, from the coding sequence ATGGCGACAACGCCAGCACTGAAAAGCCCGTCGCGATGGTTGACGGCGCTGCTGGCCACCACAAGCTGCTTGCTTCCCGGCGCACGAGCTACCGTCTATAAGCTGGGCACAAAAGGTACCGACCCGACTCAGCACATGTCGAGAGAATCCGATGAATTGATGTTGATCGTTTTGTTGTTTGCAGCCGAAATCAAGGAGTCCGCCGCCACGCTCGCCTACGACCTCATGCTCTACTACAAGGGCAACCAGTCGGGTGAAATTCCCGGCATTCTCCCCGGTCCCCCCACAGAACACAAGGGCGACTACTActggtgggaaggaggagccaTGATGGGCACTTACGTCGATTATTGGTTTCTAACAGGCGACGAGTCCTACAACAAGGTAGTCACCGAAGGCATGATTCACCAGGTCGGTCCCAACGAGGATTACATGCCGCCCAACCACACGGCCTCGCTGGGCAACGACGATCAGGGTTTCTGGGGCATGAGTGCCATGTTGGCGGCCGAGAATAAATTCCCCAACCCGCCAGAGGACCAGCCCCAGTGGCTTGCCCTGGCCCAGGCTGTTTTCCACACCCAAGCCGCCCCCGAAAGACACGACAACACCTGCAACGGAGGTCTGAGATGGCAGGTTCCCCCCATGAACGCAGGTTACAACTACAAGAACACCATTGCCAACGGCTGCTTCTTTGACTTGGGCGCCCGCTTGGCAGCCTACACCTTCAACCAGTCATATGCCGACTGGGCCGACAAGACGTTCCAGTGGCTGTGGGATGTAGGGTATATTGACCACAAGGACTGGCGTGTGTATGACGGTGGCCACGTCGAGCACAACTGCAccgacatcaacaaagccCAGTTCAGCTACAACGCTGCCCTCTTGCTGCACGGGAGCGCCTTCATGTACAACTACACCAACGGCAGTGAGATTTGGAAGACGAGAGTCGACAAGCTGTGGGAGGGCATGCATCGCGATTTCTTCGAGGACGACATCGCCTACGAAATTCCCTGCGAGGGCCGCAAGGGCGCCTGCACGGCAGACATGTTGTCGTTCAAGGGCTACGTCCACCGCTGGCTGTCCGTGGTCACCAAGGTCGCCCCGCATACCCGGGACAAGATCCTCCCGGTCTTGAGGACGTCTACCGAAGCTGCTGTCAAGCAGTGCACAGGAGGTGACACGGGTCGGAGGTGCGGCTTCTACTGGAGGGAGGGTGTCTATGTTGATCCTGCCGTCGACAAGACGAGCGGCGCTGGCGAGCAGATGAatgtgttggctgctgtgtcCAGCTTGCTGATTGACGAcgcacctcctccggccaacaacctcacagGTCTGAGCAAGCCCAACTACGACGCTGGTTCCAAGTCCAGAGGTCCGAGTGAGCCGCtcgcccccatcaccaacggcGACAGGGCGGGCGCAGCCATCTTGACCATCCTCATTCTCGGAAGTGCCGTTGGTTCCTGGGCCTGGATGAGCTTTGGGGATTAA